GCGCGACAGACTCGTCGAGAACGGCTTCGACGACGAGTACAACGCAATCATCGTCCACCTCAAAGGACAGCCTGCACGGGCGACTCGTCGCATCACGCGGCGACTCCACGACGAACTCGGCCTGCCGGTGACGGTGTTCGCTGACGGCGACCCGTGGTCGTACCGCATCTTCGGTTCTGTGGCCTACGGTTCGATTAAATCGGCACACCTGAGCGACTACCTCGCGACGCCGGACGCCCAGTACATCGGCATCCAACCGTCGGACATCGTCGAGTACGACCTGCCGACAGACCCGCTGAGCGACTCGGACATCAACGCGCTCGAAAGCGAGTTGGAGGACCCGCGCTTCCAGACCGACTACTGGGAAGAGCAGATAGAGATTCAGTTGGACATCGAGAAGAAGTCCGAACAGCAGTCATTGGCGTCGCATGGTCTCGACTTCGTGACCGACACGTATCTGCCCGAGCGACTGACCGATATGGGCGTGCTGTAGTCAGGCGAACTCTCGCGTCTTCTCCCGGTCTTCCCGTTCTTCGTCGTCGAAGTCGCCAGTGAACGGGTCGCCGTTCGCGCAGGACCGACAGTAGTAGTTCTCACCCTCTTCGCTGGTGGCGACGGGAACGCCCGCGACGTATCGACGCTTGCGGTAGGTTCGCTTGACGCCAGTGTTGACGGGCCGAGCGCAGGCCGTACACGGAACGTCCGGTTCTCGGACCACTTCTTGGGTGGTCTCGTGACCGGGACCGAACGTCGTAATCGGTTTACGGTCGCCGAGTCGCTCCCGGACCGGTTCGAACAGTCCGACTGCGAGCGCGAGGAGGACGAAGCCGAAGCCGACGGCGAACACCGACCCGCCGGACGTGACGAATCCGACCCCGACGAGCGCGACGAAGATACTCAGGAGCAGGTTGCCGACGTCCGGCGACGACTCCGATGTCGCGTTCGAGGTGGAGTTCTTACCGCGGAGGTAGCGTTCGGTTCCGCCCTCCCTGATTTCGATTCTGTCCGGCACCCTGTAGTAGTGGTACCACCCGTAGAAGAGGTTGCCAAGCCCCCACGTGAACAGGAGTAACAGCACGTGAACGCCAATCGACCCGAAACCGCGGTCCACCATGACGACTCTGTCGCCGTAGTCCTTCTCTACGTCCCACCCTTCGTCGGTGAGGTCTTCGACGCGCCGCCGGAAGTAGCCCGGGTCACCTGCCTTTCCGGCGTCGAAGCCACCTGCGCGTCCGGCGTCGAAGGAGTCGGCACTTGCGCGCGTTCTCGCCGACTCCCCTGCGACCGGCGTCCCGCACTGCGAGCAGAAAGCGTCCCCCTGCGCCAGCGCCGTACCGCACTTCGAACAAAAGTTCGGTGTCGTACGGGAACCCATGGTTCGAACTTCCGCCGCTATCGGCAAGTACGTTGTGTTGCCGGATTGATTCGAACCTTTAAGGGAGGGTACGTCGTACCCCGGTGCCATGCCCCTCAGCGCACGCAACAGACTTTCTGGCACCGTCGAATCAGTAGCGACGGAGGGACTGATAGCCGAAGTCGTCGTCGAAACGGACGGCGGACAGTCGGTGACGGCCATCATCACCAGCGACTCGGTAGAGCGCCTCGGCATCTCGGAGGGCGAGGAGGTAGACGCCGTCGTGAAAGCGACCGAAGTGATGATCGAGAACTAATCTTCGAACCACGAGTCGAGCATGGATTCGACTGCTGAATCCTGTGCGCGGAGGTGTTCGAGTTCGGGGTCGGCCCGCTCGACTGGCCAGTACTCTGCGACGGCGACTCGGGAGGCGTCGAGTTTCGCCGCGGCCGCGACTTTCTCGTCGTCCAGCGCGAACGGTCGGCCGTCGCCAGCGGGAGCAGAGTCGTCTACGAGCGTGTGGGCGTCTTCGAGCGCGTCGATTCCTTCCCCGGTCCAGCACGCCTCGCAACAGCGAAATTCGAGGGTGCCGACGTAGCCCTCCACGTCGGTCGGTGCGAGACCACCGCGAGTTGCCGCGCCCCAGACGAGGCCGAGCGACGAGAGTGTGAGACTCCGGTCGGTCTCCCGACCGCAAGCCGCACAGACGGTTGCCTCTGCGGCGTAGGGCCAGTCGTCGGGCGGACGAGTGCTGTCGTCTCGCGGGCGAGCGTCGTCGTCGCGCGAACGCGTGGAATCGTCCGAGGAACGCGTGGAGGGGTCGGACATCAC
The sequence above is a segment of the Halorussus halophilus genome. Coding sequences within it:
- a CDS encoding zinc ribbon domain-containing protein, whose product is MGSRTTPNFCSKCGTALAQGDAFCSQCGTPVAGESARTRASADSFDAGRAGGFDAGKAGDPGYFRRRVEDLTDEGWDVEKDYGDRVVMVDRGFGSIGVHVLLLLFTWGLGNLFYGWYHYYRVPDRIEIREGGTERYLRGKNSTSNATSESSPDVGNLLLSIFVALVGVGFVTSGGSVFAVGFGFVLLALAVGLFEPVRERLGDRKPITTFGPGHETTQEVVREPDVPCTACARPVNTGVKRTYRKRRYVAGVPVATSEEGENYYCRSCANGDPFTGDFDDEEREDREKTREFA
- a CDS encoding TOBE domain-containing protein — its product is MPLSARNRLSGTVESVATEGLIAEVVVETDGGQSVTAIITSDSVERLGISEGEEVDAVVKATEVMIEN